From a single Natronorubrum tibetense GA33 genomic region:
- a CDS encoding aldehyde ferredoxin oxidoreductase C-terminal domain-containing protein codes for MLHATGPLLTVDVGERTADETVIDEVLEATVGGRATATALAHERIPFDADPFGAENRAYLSTGPLQQSQMSFTGRMNMTGLSPLTDGLVSTNAGGYLSRNFVATGYSVLEIAGESEELLAVHVTDDGVEFEEVPELEGATVPETSDYVENQQGLGPEHCIAIGPAGENRVRFASVMTFDSRAFGRGGLGAVLGSKNVKCVTFDGNVEPPLEIPNPPESEIHREAATSDDRMRTQGTTGGTEFINDNFSLPTRYFREYEFEGAADIGGNAVEEKKYKKGACSACAYACKLPTRDEETGVETEGPEFETVYAFGSQQGVDDIVDVMQANELCDTLGMDTISAGVTVAAYLDSVDEFGNAELAQELTEKIARREGIGDTLAEGVARCHEELGVENYTVKGMEFAAHDGRVLHGQGLSYAVANRGADHMYASMLSLEYAGQLDPDGTLGKAETLVDRENHNAFRDTGIVCAFGDDYVTEERLETLFDANYEELALVGARTVELERHFNNQRGFDRDDDGVPYDLPDIEDAIVEYYDARGWSDDGTVSDARLEPVAGAALSDD; via the coding sequence ATGCTCCACGCCACAGGACCATTGCTCACCGTCGATGTCGGTGAGCGAACTGCAGACGAAACGGTGATAGACGAGGTGCTCGAGGCGACGGTCGGCGGTCGAGCCACTGCGACCGCCCTCGCCCACGAGCGGATCCCCTTCGACGCGGACCCGTTCGGAGCCGAGAACCGGGCGTACCTCTCGACGGGACCGCTCCAGCAGTCCCAGATGTCCTTTACCGGCCGGATGAACATGACTGGGCTCTCACCGCTGACCGACGGCCTGGTTTCGACCAACGCCGGCGGCTACCTCTCGCGAAACTTCGTCGCGACGGGCTACAGCGTCCTCGAGATCGCGGGCGAGAGCGAGGAACTGCTCGCCGTCCACGTCACGGATGACGGCGTCGAGTTCGAGGAAGTGCCGGAACTCGAGGGCGCGACGGTGCCTGAGACCTCCGACTACGTCGAGAACCAGCAGGGTCTGGGTCCCGAACACTGCATTGCGATCGGTCCCGCGGGCGAGAACCGCGTTCGGTTCGCGTCGGTGATGACGTTCGACTCGCGAGCCTTCGGCCGCGGCGGTCTCGGAGCCGTGCTGGGCTCGAAGAACGTCAAGTGCGTCACGTTCGACGGGAACGTCGAGCCGCCGCTCGAGATTCCGAACCCGCCGGAGTCGGAGATCCATCGGGAGGCTGCCACCTCGGACGACCGGATGCGCACTCAGGGTACTACGGGCGGGACGGAGTTCATCAACGACAACTTCTCGCTTCCTACCAGATATTTCCGAGAGTACGAGTTCGAGGGCGCGGCCGACATCGGCGGCAACGCCGTCGAGGAAAAGAAGTACAAGAAGGGAGCCTGCTCAGCCTGCGCCTACGCCTGTAAGCTCCCGACGCGGGACGAGGAGACTGGCGTCGAGACCGAGGGGCCGGAGTTCGAGACCGTCTACGCCTTCGGCTCCCAGCAGGGCGTGGACGATATCGTCGACGTGATGCAGGCCAACGAACTCTGTGACACGCTGGGGATGGATACGATCTCGGCTGGGGTGACGGTCGCGGCCTACCTCGACAGCGTTGACGAGTTCGGCAACGCGGAGCTCGCCCAAGAGCTCACCGAGAAGATCGCTCGTCGCGAGGGAATCGGGGACACGCTCGCGGAGGGCGTCGCCCGCTGTCACGAGGAACTGGGTGTCGAGAACTACACGGTCAAAGGGATGGAGTTTGCGGCCCACGACGGCCGCGTCCTCCACGGACAGGGGCTCTCCTACGCCGTCGCGAACCGCGGTGCCGACCACATGTACGCGAGCATGCTGAGCCTCGAGTACGCCGGCCAACTCGATCCCGACGGCACCCTCGGCAAAGCCGAGACGCTCGTCGACCGGGAGAACCACAACGCGTTCCGCGACACCGGAATCGTCTGCGCCTTCGGCGACGACTACGTCACCGAAGAGCGCCTCGAGACGCTGTTCGATGCCAACTACGAGGAACTCGCGCTCGTCGGTGCCCGGACCGTCGAACTCGAGCGCCACTTCAACAACCAGCGGGGCTTCGACCGGGACGACGACGGCGTCCCCTACGACCTGCCGGACATCGAGGACGCGATCGTGGAGTACTACGACGCCCGCGGCTGGTCGGACGACGGAACCGTCTCCGATGCGAGACTCGAGCCCGTGGCCGGGGCCGCGCTCTCCGACGATTAG
- a CDS encoding HAD family hydrolase, producing MQYDAVLLDFDGVVVETPSSRRLSDALSRTYEQFDRSGPAAETLQELTCGDFESIADRCRTLDIDTDVFCTRAARELIRTQLAEIERGLRSVYDDVSVVRSLELPLGIVSDNHPTVVTNVLDRFGLRSLFETVYGCALTPDGLARRKPDPTNIEAAMDTLEAESALYVGDRSVDVRAADNAGIDSVLLSRSASSDESADDALDVTPTYHSSSLAALPALLE from the coding sequence ATGCAGTACGACGCGGTTCTGCTCGACTTCGACGGCGTCGTCGTCGAAACCCCCTCCAGCCGGCGACTGTCCGACGCACTCAGCCGCACGTACGAGCAGTTCGATCGCTCGGGACCGGCGGCCGAGACGCTTCAGGAACTCACATGCGGCGACTTCGAGTCGATCGCCGACCGGTGTCGAACGCTCGACATCGACACCGACGTCTTCTGTACGCGGGCCGCCCGCGAACTGATCCGCACCCAACTCGCCGAAATCGAGCGCGGACTGCGATCGGTTTACGACGACGTGAGCGTTGTCCGCTCGCTCGAGTTGCCGCTCGGCATCGTCAGCGACAACCATCCGACCGTCGTCACGAACGTGCTCGACCGGTTCGGCCTTCGATCGCTCTTCGAGACCGTCTACGGCTGCGCGCTGACGCCGGACGGGCTCGCTCGTCGCAAACCCGATCCGACGAACATCGAGGCCGCGATGGACACCCTCGAGGCCGAGTCGGCGCTCTACGTCGGCGATCGGTCAGTCGACGTACGGGCCGCCGACAACGCGGGCATCGACTCGGTGTTGCTCTCGCGTTCGGCCTCGAGCGACGAGTCTGCCGACGACGCCCTCGACGTGACGCCCACGTACCACAGTTCCTCGCTCGCAGCGTTGCCGGCGCTCCTCGAGTGA